From Paenibacillus sp. PK3_47, the proteins below share one genomic window:
- a CDS encoding DUF202 domain-containing protein: MEQKHNDYKYVQQHLANERTFLAWIRTSITIIGLGFLAAGVVFRTATFEHYGHTIAALVGIGAVIIGCIIIYMATVNYRKKQRGINQETFQSPKTIIWFTAVGMALISFFLLILVVLLLLY; the protein is encoded by the coding sequence ATGGAGCAAAAACATAACGATTATAAATATGTTCAGCAACATCTCGCTAATGAGCGCACTTTTCTTGCATGGATACGAACGTCAATCACGATTATTGGATTGGGATTTTTAGCAGCGGGAGTCGTTTTTCGCACTGCAACTTTTGAGCACTATGGGCATACGATTGCTGCACTGGTTGGAATTGGAGCAGTAATCATCGGATGCATTATCATTTATATGGCAACTGTGAATTATCGGAAGAAACAGAGAGGAATTAACCAGGAAACATTCCAATCACCTAAAACTATAATTTGGTTTACAGCAGTGGGGATGGCTCTCATATCTTTTTTTCTATTGATTCTGGTTGTTTTATTGTTGCTTTATTAA
- a CDS encoding rhodanese-like domain-containing protein gives MSELSRRLGEIPKERELLLYCKSGMRSKSAAKILLKNGFSEISHLNGGLGSWSGSLIK, from the coding sequence TTGTCCGAATTAAGCCGCCGGCTTGGCGAGATCCCAAAGGAGCGGGAACTGCTGCTCTATTGCAAAAGCGGTATGAGGAGCAAGAGTGCCGCAAAAATATTACTGAAGAATGGTTTCTCGGAGATTTCACATCTTAATGGCGGGCTTGGCTCCTGGTCGGGCTCTTTAATAAAGTAA
- a CDS encoding Lrp/AsnC family transcriptional regulator, with product MEIDDIDILILRLLTENSRIQWKELGHQIHLTGQAVGKRIKKLEDNGVIKAYSIIIDEIKLGFAYTGFLTITMNEANHNSFLRFINERDEVVEAHRISGGGCYHLKINVTSQENLNLFLEQILYYGNYTLSISVQEVKQRNPLSIKLSN from the coding sequence ATGGAAATTGACGACATTGATATTCTCATCCTTCGGCTGCTAACCGAAAATTCACGTATTCAATGGAAGGAATTAGGGCATCAAATTCATTTGACGGGGCAAGCAGTAGGAAAACGTATAAAAAAACTTGAGGATAACGGTGTAATTAAAGCCTACTCCATTATTATAGATGAGATCAAACTAGGGTTTGCTTATACGGGGTTTCTCACTATCACTATGAATGAAGCTAACCACAATTCATTTTTACGTTTTATTAATGAACGGGACGAAGTGGTGGAAGCTCACCGTATATCGGGGGGAGGATGCTACCATTTAAAAATAAACGTAACTTCCCAGGAAAATTTAAATCTCTTTCTTGAACAAATTCTTTATTACGGAAATTATACCTTGAGCATATCCGTACAAGAGGTTAAACAACGTAACCCGTTAAGTATCAAATTATCAAACTAG
- a CDS encoding thioredoxin family protein: MKEVYELTSIQEVEVFLQRHELSFLYISKPNCSICHALLPKLKEFLSHYPLICLGHIDASTVEEVAGHFMILSAPMMLVFIEQKEYLREDRFVRFEELKRKLDQLYEAYTQEG; the protein is encoded by the coding sequence ATGAAAGAAGTATATGAGCTGACTTCCATTCAGGAAGTCGAGGTTTTTCTTCAACGGCATGAGCTGAGTTTCTTATATATATCCAAGCCAAATTGCAGTATTTGCCATGCTTTACTACCTAAACTCAAAGAGTTTTTGTCTCATTACCCACTTATCTGTTTAGGGCATATCGATGCCAGCACAGTCGAAGAAGTTGCGGGACACTTTATGATCTTAAGTGCTCCAATGATGCTCGTGTTTATCGAACAAAAAGAGTATTTGAGGGAAGATCGGTTTGTCCGGTTTGAGGAATTAAAACGAAAGTTGGATCAGCTTTATGAGGCATACACTCAGGAAGGCTAA
- a CDS encoding MFS transporter: MKTKNSFNSPKNQQPLWLNSYINSPEKHKQLQRRTLLTVVLSQIFGGAGLAAGVTVGALLAQEMLGTDSYAGVPTALFTLGSAGAALLVGWLSQRHGRRLGLATGFLSGGIGAVGVVLAADLNNIVLLFLSLLVYGAGTATNLQARYAGTDLASPAKRATAVSIAMVSTTLGAVAGPNLVEPMGQFAKAIGVPALAGPFILGAVAYILAGLVLLVFLRPDPLLVASAIAATQKSNDATLSNNRQDNLAKNQRGVIVGATVMILTQIVMTSIMTMTPVHMRHHGHGLSQVGLVIGFHIGAMYLPSLITGILVDKIGRTAIAVAAGTTLLAAGILSAVASTDSVTMLIIALALLGLGWNFGLISGTAIIVDSTNSANRAKIQGSIDVLIALAGALGGVLSGMIVDHFSFATLSYAGALLALHLIPVILWSRSNRNQATQ; this comes from the coding sequence ATGAAAACCAAAAACAGTTTTAATTCACCTAAGAATCAACAACCATTATGGTTAAACAGCTATATTAATTCACCAGAAAAACATAAGCAATTACAACGCCGGACGCTGCTGACCGTTGTTCTTTCACAAATATTCGGCGGGGCAGGACTTGCGGCCGGTGTAACAGTCGGTGCACTGCTAGCGCAAGAAATGCTCGGCACAGACAGCTATGCCGGTGTTCCTACAGCTCTATTCACATTGGGTTCTGCTGGTGCAGCTTTATTGGTTGGTTGGCTTTCTCAGCGTCATGGTCGGCGCCTGGGTCTTGCAACCGGTTTTTTGAGCGGCGGCATTGGTGCCGTTGGGGTAGTCCTTGCAGCAGACCTAAATAATATTGTTCTTCTCTTCCTTTCTCTACTCGTCTATGGTGCAGGTACTGCAACAAATTTACAGGCACGTTACGCAGGGACGGACCTTGCCAGCCCGGCTAAGCGAGCGACTGCGGTTAGTATTGCAATGGTATCCACTACTCTTGGTGCTGTTGCAGGTCCTAATCTCGTTGAACCTATGGGCCAGTTTGCCAAGGCAATTGGAGTCCCGGCTCTGGCAGGCCCTTTTATTCTTGGAGCGGTTGCTTACATCCTTGCCGGCTTAGTGCTTTTAGTTTTTCTTCGTCCTGACCCGCTCCTCGTTGCTAGTGCAATTGCAGCTACACAAAAAAGTAATGATGCAACTCTCTCCAATAACCGTCAGGATAACTTAGCAAAGAACCAGCGTGGGGTAATTGTCGGAGCAACTGTCATGATTCTAACACAAATAGTTATGACTTCTATTATGACAATGACGCCTGTACATATGAGACATCATGGGCACGGTTTAAGCCAGGTTGGTCTTGTAATTGGATTCCATATTGGGGCTATGTATCTTCCTTCTTTGATCACGGGGATTCTAGTAGATAAGATTGGGCGAACTGCAATAGCCGTTGCAGCTGGAACTACGCTTCTTGCTGCAGGTATTCTTTCCGCTGTTGCTTCCACTGATTCTGTGACAATGCTAATTATTGCGCTTGCACTGCTTGGCTTAGGATGGAATTTTGGCCTGATTAGCGGTACAGCAATCATTGTCGACTCTACAAATTCTGCCAACCGTGCAAAGATTCAAGGCTCTATAGATGTCCTGATTGCTCTGGCTGGTGCCTTGGGAGGCGTGTTGTCCGGTATGATTGTAGATCATTTCAGCTTTGCAACGCTATCCTATGCGGGGGCTCTTCTTGCCCTGCATCTTATACCTGTTATTTTGTGGTCCCGAAGCAATCGTAATCAGGCTACCCAATAA
- a CDS encoding GerMN domain-containing protein has translation MSTETYTIFLYRNDIAVPIETNVINKTSIKAPRITVIQQLLASRPEGFFNPFPVDCSFERVSFNRDVCLVTLSSKMETEAEERERMKLLLVYTMKAYGLSEVQIYWAESHKKSDS, from the coding sequence ATGAGTACTGAAACTTATACCATCTTTTTATACAGAAATGATATTGCTGTCCCTATAGAAACTAATGTAATAAACAAGACTTCCATTAAGGCACCCAGAATAACTGTGATTCAGCAATTGTTGGCCAGTCGGCCTGAAGGATTTTTCAACCCTTTTCCGGTAGATTGTTCATTTGAACGAGTATCCTTTAATCGCGACGTTTGCTTGGTTACACTTAGTTCGAAGATGGAGACAGAGGCAGAAGAAAGAGAGCGTATGAAATTGCTGCTCGTCTACACAATGAAAGCTTATGGACTTTCAGAAGTCCAAATATATTGGGCAGAGTCTCATAAGAAAAGTGATTCTTAG
- a CDS encoding thioredoxin family protein: MRQTIDKILLFTLSACPMGRSMKTVLEEWLASENEYGITFDVIYVDVDPETTNRYRIKVNPTTIFLDGDSMELYRIEGFKEIEDVRRLTNQLKKGLLSKKFRRKPTG, from the coding sequence ATGCGTCAAACGATAGATAAAATACTCTTATTTACCTTATCTGCTTGTCCGATGGGCCGCTCCATGAAAACAGTCTTAGAAGAATGGCTTGCCTCTGAAAACGAATATGGTATTACTTTTGATGTGATCTATGTAGATGTTGATCCCGAAACAACTAACCGGTACCGAATTAAGGTAAACCCGACCACAATCTTCTTAGATGGCGACAGCATGGAGTTGTATCGGATAGAAGGCTTCAAAGAAATAGAAGATGTACGGCGTTTGACTAATCAGTTAAAAAAGGGGTTGCTGAGTAAAAAATTCCGCAGGAAGCCAACCGGATGA
- a CDS encoding metalloregulator ArsR/SmtB family transcription factor, whose amino-acid sequence MNMNRAWKERLYQEFARVGKSLSSPKRLEILDLLSQGPKSVELLSKSSGMSVANVSQHLQTLYEAKLVRFTKKGTFVIYQLADPAVAEFMLSLYSFSEKKLVEIQSIRSEITNNYEDMQPVSLEVLMDRMEKGEVLLLDVRPREEYDADHIPGAISIPIEELESQISELPYSLDIVAYCRGPYCFMSFQAVEILKTKGLHAFRLDEGVLEWRQFTERRSFGCPDNYSQETQ is encoded by the coding sequence ATGAATATGAATCGAGCTTGGAAAGAACGGCTGTATCAAGAATTTGCACGCGTTGGAAAAAGTCTTTCCAGCCCAAAACGATTGGAAATCCTTGATTTATTGAGCCAAGGTCCTAAGTCAGTAGAGCTTTTATCCAAAAGCTCCGGTATGAGCGTTGCGAATGTTTCACAGCATTTACAAACCCTTTATGAAGCGAAATTAGTGAGATTTACGAAAAAGGGCACATTTGTAATTTATCAACTTGCCGACCCTGCAGTTGCTGAATTTATGTTGTCATTGTACAGCTTTTCTGAAAAAAAACTTGTAGAAATCCAGAGCATTAGATCAGAGATTACAAATAATTATGAAGATATGCAGCCTGTTTCTTTGGAGGTGTTGATGGATCGTATGGAGAAAGGTGAAGTCCTATTACTGGACGTTAGGCCGAGGGAAGAATACGATGCAGATCATATACCTGGAGCGATTTCCATTCCTATCGAAGAGTTGGAGAGTCAAATATCCGAATTGCCCTATAGCTTGGATATAGTTGCATATTGTCGCGGTCCCTATTGCTTCATGTCGTTTCAAGCCGTAGAAATATTAAAAACAAAAGGCTTACATGCTTTCCGTTTGGATGAAGGTGTTTTGGAATGGCGTCAATTTACTGAACGACGCAGTTTCGGCTGCCCAGATAATTATAGTCAGGAGACACAATGA